Within Streptomyces roseirectus, the genomic segment GCCGTCCACCGGCACGTTCGCGTCCACGAACACCACCCGCCGCAGCCGGTCCCCGATCCGCTCGGCCGCCTGCCCCACCGGCACGCCCGAGTAGCTGTGCCCCACCAGCACGACGTCCCGCAGATCCAGCCGCTCGATCTCCTCCACGATGTCCCGCACGTGCCGCTCCTGCCCTGCCGGCACCTCCCGCTTCTCCGCGAGCCCGGACAACGTCAACGCACGGGCCGACGGCAACTCCTCCACCACCTCGTCCCACGCCCACGCCCCGAGCCAAGCCCCCGCCACCAACACGAATTCGGTCATGTCCGCAAGGTAACCGACGGGTCTGACAGTGAGGGTGCGGACTACGTGGCCGGAGCCAGACCCTCGACGAACGCCCGGAAGTCCGCGGCCAGCGGGAGCTCCGTGCCGTCGTCCACGTCGAACCAAACGTGGTCCTCGCTCCACGACGTCGGTACATCGGTCGGAAACGCGTTCCACAGCTTCGCCACCGCCCCGCCGTTCTGGACCCGCAGGATCTCCAGCAACGAACGGGCTCGGTGGCGCCGGTGGAGGCTTGTTCTGGAGGGTGTGGGAAGCGTGCGGCGTGGGGGAGGGGCCCAGGCAGAGGTTCAATCGTCCACAAACGGCGGGGCAAGTGGATGGTTCGACCATTGTGTGGGGCGTGGAATGTTTCAGGTCGATTGCCGAACGTACGGAAACCAGCCATCCGGGCGCCGTTGCGGATCATGAAGCGCTTGCTTGCGGCGGTCTCGCGTTCGAATCCTGTAGCTTCACGCCACTGATTGAATACGCAAGGTTACTGAAATCCGTGGGGTCGAGGTGAACTCCGGCGCCGGAACCGGCAGAGTGGCGTCCGCCGCCCCAGCACCCACCCGGTGACCGGCGGCACAGACTCCAACCGAGCGGAAGGAAGCACACGATGCGGAACACCGCGCGCTGGGCAGTGATCGGCGGCCTCGCGGCCGTCACCGTGTGCGGGCCCCTCACCGGGTCCGCGCCCGCCGCCCCGTCCGCAGGCCAGGCATCCCTGTACGCGCCGTCGGCACTCGTGCTGACGGTCGGGCACGGTGAACGCGCGGCGGGCTCCACGCCGGCCCGCGCCGTCACCCTCACCTGCGCGCCGACGGCCTCCGGGACCCATCCGGCGGCGGAGCCGGCCTGCGCGGAACTGCGGGCGGCGGGCGGTGACTTCAGCGCCCTCGGCCGGCGCGCGAGCGGGCCCTGCACCAAGCGGTACGACCCGGTCGTCGTCACCGTCGACGGGGTCTGGCAGGGGCGGCGGGTCGCCTACGAGCGGACGTTCGCCAACGAGTGCGTGAAGAACGCGGGCGCGGGGAGCGTGTTCGCCTTCTAGCGGGCGGAGTACCGAACTGCGGTACGTGTGAGGTTTTCGAGACCGGAGTCGCGGGGTCCCTGTGGACGCCACGAAGGCTCGTGACTGGGGAGTGCGAGTCCTGGACACGGGTGGGCCTGCGGCTCCTTGGCCCCGGGGACCGGACGGGCGGGGTGGGGCCGCCCCCGGTCCCCGGGGTTCACTTCTGTGAGTCGCCGGGGCGACTTCATGACTCGCCGGGGCTGTTTCACGGCCCGCCGGGGATTTCGGTGAGCGGCGGGAAACGGCCCGTCAGGCGTGCCGCCAGCAGCAGTCGGCGTACCGCGTTCTGTCCCGTGACCAGCCGCAGCCGGCCGCCGCGCCCGCGCGCACGGTCGTCCGCGCGGCACAGCGCGCGCAGGCCCGAACAGTCGAAGAACGCCACGTGCCGCAGGTCCACGACGACATCCGGCGTCCCGCCGGCCGTGGCCGCGTCCAGATGCTCGGCCAGCAGGCCCACGGTCGCCATGTCTATCTCGCCGGTCACCTCGACCACGGTGAACCGGCCGTTCGATCTCGTACGCGCATGCGGATTCGCCGGCGGCGTCATGTCCGTTCCACCTCGGCAGGGGGGCACCTTCGGTCCCGGTAGCTACCCCGCCCCACCCCCGACCATCCCTGTGTGCCGCTCCGCAAGATCTGGTTCACCCGACCTGGTGAATTTCCGCACGGACAGTTGACTTTCGCCCCGCCGCCCTCAACTCGGGCCGGTCCGGGAGGCGTCCTTTCACGTGTGGTCCGACGGGAGGAGGAAGGCTGTGGCGAAGCGGTGCATCAGAGTGCGTTGGTGATGGTGCTCCCTGACCTCCCGGAGGCCGGTGATGACGGGAGCGGGGGCCTGGAACTCCAGGAGGGCGGCCGTGGTGCCGGAGTCGATGAGCAGGAGGGCGCGGACGTCGCCCGCAGGGGTGGTGTGAAGGGCGAGGAGGTGATGGGCATGGGGCGCGGCGGCCCGGAGTTGGGCGGTGTCGCACCAACGGGAGAGCTTGGCGGCGTCGAACTCGTAGAGGGCACCGGGCCGGGGGGCCTGGGGAGCGGACACGGACGTGAGTGTGGACATCGTCTTCCCTGTGCGTCGTGAGAAAGCGGCCGGCATCAGATCCAGCCCTGTCGTTCCGCGATGCGGATGGCGTCCACGAGACCCCGCGCATCGAGCTTGCCGACCACCGCCGAGAGCCGGTTGCGAGCCGTACCGACGCCGAGGAAAAGGCCCGCGGCGATCTCCTGCGCGGTCGCCCCGCCCGCCGCGAGCCGCAACGCCTGCGCCTCCCGGACGGTCAACGGCGTGTACGGCCAGGGGACGTCGGCGAGCCGGCGGGGCTCGACCGCGCGCGCCCCGGACGCGACCTCGAGGGCGGCGCGGGCGAGTTGCCGCCCCGACACGCTCTTGAGGACGTACCCGGACACCCCCGCGTCGAGGGCCTGCCGCATCCGGCCGGGACGGTCGAGGAACGTCAGCGCGATGGTCCGGCACGCGGGCGCGCGCGAGGCCGGCTCTCTGGCGAGCGTGAGGCCGTCCATGCCGGGCGCGTCCATGTCGAGCAGGGCGACGTCCGGCGCGGCCGACTCGATCGCGTCGAGCGCCTGCGCCTCGTCGCCCGCCTGGGCCCTGACCTCGATGCCGAGTTCGCCGTCGAGGAGCGCGACCAGACCCGCCCGCACGACCTCCATGTCCTCGACGACCAGGACCCCGATCACGTCCCCGTTCCCCCGCCCGAACCCACGAACGCACCTCCCTGCGACCCGCTCCGACCAGGGGCGACGCGTGCTGCCGGGCCCCGGTGCCCTGCTCGGTCATCGTCCCCCGGGCACGGCGCGAACGACTATGGGGGCCGACACCCATTCGGCGCCGGGCGGGGTTTCGGACGAACGGGGAGGGAAAAGCGGGGGAGTTGGCACGGCTGGACCCTGAGGGCGAGTTGGCGCGGCGGGACCCTGAACGGGCGCCGGCCCCGATCGCCGGGTGCCGCCCCCGCCGGGCCCCACTCGCCGGCCCCGCTCACCGGGCTCAGTTCGTCGGGTCCCGTCCGCCGGGCCCCGTCCACCAGCCCCACCCGCCATGCTCAGTCCGCCAGGATCAGCCCGCCGGTTCCCGCCGGCCCGCCCCGCCCGCCGTGCTCAGTCCGCCCAGATGTCCCACCACTGCTGCGACTGGAAGTTCTTCTGCCACAGCTGGACCCGGGCCCCGTTCCCCCATACGTTCGCGTCCCGGTCCAGGACGATGTTCCCGCCGCCGTAGAAGCGGGCGTTGTAGATGGCCCGGTCGCCCACCGGATGGGACCAGCTCTGCTGCGTCGTGTTGTTGCAGTCCCAGATCTGCACCTTCGTGCCGTTCGCGCCACCGCCGTTCGTGTCGGCGTCCAGACACTTCCCGGGGAAGCGGTAGCTCTCCAGCGCCCCGTTGTTCCACAGGTACCAGCGCTGCTGGGTCGTGCCGTTGCACTGCCAGACCTGGACGATCGTGCCGTTGCCGCCGCCGTTCGCGTCGACGTCGAGACACTGGGTCGTGGGCCGGTTGGCGAAGTCGTTCGTGATGCGCACGGGCAGGTCGAGCACCCGCTTCAGCGCGGGAGCGGCCAGCCCCTGCGCGGGGGCGGTCCAGTGCACGGGCTTGGTGAAGGCGGGCGCGGACGATCCCGCGCTCGCCGTGGAGGCGCCGGCCAGGGCGGTGACGAAGGCGACGGCGGTCACCACGGCCAGACGTCCGGTGCGGGGCATGTCTTCTCCTTGCTGCTCGGTGGTCGTTCCGGGAGCACGAGTCGATTGCCGTACGGAGGCCACCTCAGCACAGCCCCCCAACCCCCCGGCACACCCGAACAAGCCACACCCCACCCCACCGAGCGGAACCCGACCCACCTTCGAGCCCCGCCCCACCCGGCGCGCCCCGGACCCGCCCGCCTTCCCGACGGTCTGCTGCTGGGCTGTTGCCCGCCTGGCCCGGCGCGATGCCCGCCCTCAGCGCTTCCCGCCGCACCCCGGAGTCGGCTTTTCCAGCGACCGGATGCCCGGCCGCAACCTGCCCGGCCCCGCGCTATACCCGCCCCCAGCCCTCCCCGCCCTTCCCATCGCCCCCGCTGCCTCGCCGCCTCCCGCCCCGCCCGCTCCCCGGCCGGCCCCGCACCCCGCCGGCCTCCCCCCTGCCACCCTCGCCCGGCCGCAACCTGCCCGGCCCCGCGCTATACCCGCCCCCAGCTCTTCCCGTCGTCCCCGCGCCTGCCCGTGCCCCGGCCGCCCTCCAGTCCTTCCCGCTGCCCCCGCGCCTGCCCGTGCCCCGGCCGCCCTCCAGTCCTTCCCGCTGCCCCCGCGCCTGCCCGTGCCCCGGCCGCCCCCAGCTCTTCCCGTCGCCCCCGCGCCTGCCCGTGCCCCGGCCGCCCTCCAGTCCTTCCCGCTGCCCCCGCGCCTGCCCGTGCCCCGGCCGCCCCCCAGCTCTTCCCGTCGCCCCCGCGCCTGCCCGTGCCCCGGCCGCCCCCCAGTCCTTCCCGCTGCCCCCGCGCCTGCCCGTGCCCCGGCCGCCCCCAGCTCTTCCCGTCGCCCCCGCGCCCGCCCGCGCCCCGCCCGCGCCCGCACCCCGCCGGCCTCCCCCCTGCCACCCTCGCCCGGCCCCGGCGCCCCCTCCCAGGAGCCCGCGCACCCCCCCTACGCCAACTGCCTCCGCACCAACTCGTGCAGCCTCCCCCCGACATCCGCCAGCAACTCCGCCGGCGCCCCCTGCTGCGCGATCTTCCCGTTCTCCATGACCACCACCCGGTCCGCGTCCATGACGGTCGACAGCCGGTGGGCGATGACGAGCCGCGTCGCGTTGAGCTTGCGGGTCGACTCGATGACCACCCGCTGCGTCTCGTTGTCCAGCGCGCTGGTCGCCTCGTCGAAGAACAGGATCCGGGGCCGGCGGATCAACGCCTGGGCGATCATGAGGCGTTGGCGCTGCCCGCCGGAGATCGCCCCGGCGCCGGAGACGATGGTGTGCAGCCCCATCGGCATCCGCTTGATGTCGTCCGCGAGCCCAGCGAGTTCGGCGGCGGCCATCGCCTCCTCGGGCGTGTAGGACTCGGTGCCGCAGATGACGTCGAGGATGGACCCGCTGAACGGCTGGGCGTGCTGGAGGACGACCCCGCACTGCCGGCGCACGGCGGACTGGTCGAGCGCGGCGAGGTCCTGCCCGTCGTACAGGACGCTCCCGGACACCGGCCGGTCGAACCCGATCAGCAGCCGCAGCAGCGTCGACTTGCCGCACCCGCTGGGCCCCACGACCGCGACGAACTCACCGGGCCTCACCTCGAAGGAGACGTCGTCGAGGACGAGGGGACCGTCGTCGGAGTAGCGGAAGGAGAGCCGGCGCGCTTCGAGGGCCCCGGTCAGCGGCCCCGGCCGGGTCGCGGCGCCCCGCACCTCGGGCACCGCGTCGAGGACGGGCCGGATCTCCTCGAACAGCGGCAGCGCGGCGACCGCCGACACGAACGCCCCGGTCAGCGAGGTCACCGAGGTCAGCAGCATCGTCACCGACGTGTTGAAGGTGAGGAAGTCCGACGCCGACATGCTCCCGCGCGCCGGCCCCGCGAGCAGCATGAACATCAGCAGCGAGCACAGCGGCAGGTACACCGCCCCCAGCACCGTGTTGAGGTTCTTGATCCGCCCGAGCCGGTGCTGGAGCTCACGGCTGCGGGCGAACTCGGCGGCCCAGGCCGCGTACGCGTAGTTCTCGGCGGCCGCGACCCGCAGCTTCGGCAGCCCCCGCAGCGTCTGGAACGCCTGGTTGTTGAGCTTGTTGGACAGGACGACCAGACGCCGCTGCCACCGCACCTGCCACAGCCCGAGCCCGAGGAAGGTCGCCCCGATGACGACGAGCATCCCGATCGCGGCCAGCGCCATCGGCACGCTGTACCACAGGAGCAGCCCGAGGTTCATCGCCCCGACGGTCAGCGCCTGCGCCACGGACGGGCCGATGCCCGCCATCAGCCGCCGGATCCCGCTGATCCCCATCGCCGCGCTGGCCAGCTCACCGGTCGAGCGGGCCGCGAAGAACTGCGTGGGCAGCCGCAGCAGCCGGTCCCACACGGCGGGCTGGAGCGTCGCCTCGATCCGCCCTTCGAGCCGCAGGATCGTCAGGTTCTGCAGCAGCGTGAACGCGGCGGCGACGACACTGCTGAGCATCACCGCCAGACACACCTGGACGATGAGCCCTTCCTGCGCGCGCGGCACGTACTGCCCGAGCACCTTGCCCGTGGCGATCGGCACCAGCGCCCCGAGCGCGACCGTGACGAGCCCGCTGAGCAGCAGCATCGAGAGGTCGCCGCGCGTCCCGCGCATGCTGAACCGCAGCAGCCCCAGCGGCCCCATCGGCCGGTCGGGCAGCGGCCGGTAGAACATCACCGCGCGCGGCTCGAACTCGCTCGCGTTCGCCTTCTCGACCGGCGTCTCCCGCCCGGTCCCGGGATGGACGGCGACGTATCCGCCGCGCCGCCACAGCAGCGCGACCGGCGCCCCGGACAGTGCCCGGTGCCCGACGAGCGGGCCGACGTCGTCGCGCCACCAGCGCCCGTCGAGCCGTACCGCCCGGACCCGGACCCGGGAGGCGAGGGCGACCTGTTCGACGGGGTCGAGCCGGTCGTTGACGGCGCCCATCCGCGCGGGCTCCGTCAGCGGGATCCCGGCGGCCCGCGCGACCAGCTTGCACGCCGCGAACGTGGCATCGGCGTCGGCGGACGTCGTCCGGCGGGCCGAGGGCTTCTTGATGGACGCGAGGAGGGTCCGGTCGGCCTGGGCGCGGACCGCCTCACCGGCCTTGATGCCGGCGGCGGCCCGCGTCTCGTGGGTGCGCTCCAACTGCTCGATCCACCGGTCGAGGGTGGTGAGCAGCCGGTACTGCTGGTCGACCATGCTCTGCCAGACCGCCGGGTCCATCAGCAGGTCGGCGGCGGCCTCCTGGCCGTAGAGGGCGCCGTACTGGACGCTGCCGGGCGGCACCTGCATCCAGAACACGTCCTCGTCGGTGACTTCGGCGGCGCCCATCGGCGCCTGGAAGAGGATGGAGAGGCTGCGGCCGACGCCCAGGGAGAGCGCGTACTCCAGCGGGCTCGTCGTCAGCGGCGCGTACTGCGGATTGCCGTACTCGTCGTACGACCACACCTCCTGGGGCACCGGCTGGTACAGCTCCCGCAGCCCGATCCGGTGCACCACGCAGTCCCGCACGGGCCGCGCCACCAGCGTGTGCTGGGCCCCCGCGACCGGACCGAGCAGCAGCGACCCGGTCTCCAGGCGGCCCAGGTGATGCCAGTGCCCCTCCTGCCCGGCGTCCACCGCGAACAGGTCCAGCGCGCCCGACGCGACGAGCCACAGCACCTGCGGCCCCTCCAGGTCGAGGCGCGCCGAGCCCGCGCAGTCGAACCGGACGCCCGACTGCCCGAGCGCGCCCAGGACCAGGTCGCCCTCCTCCACCGCCGTCACCGCTCCCTCACCAGCGCCGCGTACGCGCCGCCGCGCGCCACCAGTTCCTCGTGCCGTCCCCGCTCCACGATCGTGCCGTGCTGCAGGACGACGATCTCGTCGCTGTCGCGGACCGTGCTGAGCCGGTGCGCGATCACCACGCAGGCGCAGCCGCGCCGCCGCAGGTTGTCCATCACGATCAGCTCGGTCTCCGCGTC encodes:
- a CDS encoding subtilase-type protease inhibitor, which codes for MRNTARWAVIGGLAAVTVCGPLTGSAPAAPSAGQASLYAPSALVLTVGHGERAAGSTPARAVTLTCAPTASGTHPAAEPACAELRAAGGDFSALGRRASGPCTKRYDPVVVTVDGVWQGRRVAYERTFANECVKNAGAGSVFAF
- a CDS encoding NHLP bacteriocin export ABC transporter permease/ATPase subunit; the encoded protein is MTAVEEGDLVLGALGQSGVRFDCAGSARLDLEGPQVLWLVASGALDLFAVDAGQEGHWHHLGRLETGSLLLGPVAGAQHTLVARPVRDCVVHRIGLRELYQPVPQEVWSYDEYGNPQYAPLTTSPLEYALSLGVGRSLSILFQAPMGAAEVTDEDVFWMQVPPGSVQYGALYGQEAAADLLMDPAVWQSMVDQQYRLLTTLDRWIEQLERTHETRAAAGIKAGEAVRAQADRTLLASIKKPSARRTTSADADATFAACKLVARAAGIPLTEPARMGAVNDRLDPVEQVALASRVRVRAVRLDGRWWRDDVGPLVGHRALSGAPVALLWRRGGYVAVHPGTGRETPVEKANASEFEPRAVMFYRPLPDRPMGPLGLLRFSMRGTRGDLSMLLLSGLVTVALGALVPIATGKVLGQYVPRAQEGLIVQVCLAVMLSSVVAAAFTLLQNLTILRLEGRIEATLQPAVWDRLLRLPTQFFAARSTGELASAAMGISGIRRLMAGIGPSVAQALTVGAMNLGLLLWYSVPMALAAIGMLVVIGATFLGLGLWQVRWQRRLVVLSNKLNNQAFQTLRGLPKLRVAAAENYAYAAWAAEFARSRELQHRLGRIKNLNTVLGAVYLPLCSLLMFMLLAGPARGSMSASDFLTFNTSVTMLLTSVTSLTGAFVSAVAALPLFEEIRPVLDAVPEVRGAATRPGPLTGALEARRLSFRYSDDGPLVLDDVSFEVRPGEFVAVVGPSGCGKSTLLRLLIGFDRPVSGSVLYDGQDLAALDQSAVRRQCGVVLQHAQPFSGSILDVICGTESYTPEEAMAAAELAGLADDIKRMPMGLHTIVSGAGAISGGQRQRLMIAQALIRRPRILFFDEATSALDNETQRVVIESTRKLNATRLVIAHRLSTVMDADRVVVMENGKIAQQGAPAELLADVGGRLHELVRRQLA
- a CDS encoding STAS domain-containing protein; amino-acid sequence: MTGEIDMATVGLLAEHLDAATAGGTPDVVVDLRHVAFFDCSGLRALCRADDRARGRGGRLRLVTGQNAVRRLLLAARLTGRFPPLTEIPGGP
- a CDS encoding RICIN domain-containing protein, with the translated sequence MPRTGRLAVVTAVAFVTALAGASTASAGSSAPAFTKPVHWTAPAQGLAAPALKRVLDLPVRITNDFANRPTTQCLDVDANGGGNGTIVQVWQCNGTTQQRWYLWNNGALESYRFPGKCLDADTNGGGANGTKVQIWDCNNTTQQSWSHPVGDRAIYNARFYGGGNIVLDRDANVWGNGARVQLWQKNFQSQQWWDIWAD
- a CDS encoding response regulator transcription factor, with the translated sequence MIGVLVVEDMEVVRAGLVALLDGELGIEVRAQAGDEAQALDAIESAAPDVALLDMDAPGMDGLTLAREPASRAPACRTIALTFLDRPGRMRQALDAGVSGYVLKSVSGRQLARAALEVASGARAVEPRRLADVPWPYTPLTVREAQALRLAAGGATAQEIAAGLFLGVGTARNRLSAVVGKLDARGLVDAIRIAERQGWI